Part of the Longimicrobiaceae bacterium genome, AGCAGCGCCTCCAGGTTGTGCCCGAAAATGGCGATCGCCTCCTCGTCCGCGTGCGTCTTCAGCTCCATCCGGATCTCGACCTCCACCGACGGGGAGAGCAGGCGGCGGTACGCGTCCTCCACCGCGAGCGCCATCTGGCCGCGGGCGAGGGACGGAGCCGCGTGCTTGCGGACGAGCGACGCGACGATCTCCTCGTCAGGCGCGGTAATGCGGGCCGTCAGGAACTCTTCCGTCTCGCCGCGGCGCACGGCGAGCACCTGGTGGCTCTTGACCGTCTTCACCGGCGCTGAGAAGTCGTAGTAGTCCTGGAACTTGCTCGTCTCGCCCTCCTTGCCGCGCGCCGCCTTGCACTCCAGCACCCCGTGCGCCCGCACCTGCTCGCGCACGTACGCACGCGTCGCCGCGTCCTCCGCGATGCGCTCAGCCACCACGTCGCGCGCCCCCGCCAGCGCCTCTTCGGCCGATGCGACTCCGCGCTCCGCGTCCACGTAGGCCAGCGCGGCGGCTTCCAGCTCCGAATCGCTCGTCTCGCCAGCCCACAGCAGCTCGGCCAGCGGACCGAGGCCCCGCTCCACGGCGATGGTGGCGCGGGTGCGGCGCTTGGGCTTGAACGGGCGGTACAGGTCCTCCAGCTCCGCCTTGCTGCCCGTGCGCTCGATGGCGGCGCGTAGCTCCGGCGTGAGCTTGCCCTGCTCGTCGATGCTCTTCAGGATCGCCGCGCGGCGCTCGTCCAGCTCCGTCAGGTACTCGTGCCGGTCGCGGATGTCGCGGATCTGCACCTCGTCCAGCTCGCCGGTGGCCTCCTTGCGGTAGCGCGCCACGAACGGGATGGTGTTGCCCTCGCCCAGCAGGTCCAGGGCGGCGCGCACCTGCGGAACGCGAAGGCCCAGCTCCGCGGCGATGGTCTCGGCGTACGACATCGGTCTCTTCGGCTTCGGTGAATCTGGTGCTCTGGTCGGACTGTGTGGCGAGGCCAGGAATCTACGGCAGGAGCTTCGGGCGGGGCAGAGTTGACATCCGCCCGCCGAGCGTCACCATGCCGATGCAGCTGGAACGACGGAGCTTGGGCGTGCCCGGTTGTGCCGATCGGGGGCGCGTGCAGGAGGACCCGCGCTTACGGCAGCGGTGCCGACCCGCCACACTCAGCCGCAACAACAAGGCGGAAGCGCGTATCTGCGCCTCCGCCTCCCACCTATCTCGCGCCCTCGACCTCATCGCCGCCGCAGCTTCATCTGCCCGTCCCGCGACCGTGCTGTCGCGATGGCGGTGCGAAGCTCGGTTGAACGGCCCTATTCGACCCGCAAGCGAGTCACACTGGAAATTCGGGAGTAGCCCCGGCGGGATGTCCTTGCGAGGCTTTCGCCCGCATGTCCCGGCGCACCGCGAGCAGCGCGGCTACCCACAGCGCGGCCGCGCCGGCGAAGCCCGAGATCGTGCCCCCCAGCGGCGGGCCTGCGACGAAGCCGCCCGCCGATGCAGCCAGCAAGCCGATGCCGAGAACGTAGAACGGGCGAAACGGTATCGCGTACGCCATGGGCAGGAAGTGCAGGCCCACGACAAGCGCCATCGCGGGCAGCAGCATCTCGCGGTGCCCGAGGTTGATCACGAGGTTGGCGGCCAGGAACAGCCCGACGCCCTCGCCCATGCTGCTCCACATGATGACGCGCTCCGCCTGCTCCGATGGGGAGACGCCCTCACCCGGCCGGCGGATGACGGCGATCGCGGCGAGCCCGATGACGGC contains:
- a CDS encoding Tex-like N-terminal domain-containing protein; this translates as MSYAETIAAELGLRVPQVRAALDLLGEGNTIPFVARYRKEATGELDEVQIRDIRDRHEYLTELDERRAAILKSIDEQGKLTPELRAAIERTGSKAELEDLYRPFKPKRRTRATIAVERGLGPLAELLWAGETSDSELEAAALAYVDAERGVASAEEALAGARDVVAERIAEDAATRAYVREQVRAHGVLECKAARGKEGETSKFQDYYDFSAPVKTVKSHQVLAVRRGETEEFLTARITAPDEEIVASLVRKHAAPSLARGQMALAVEDAYRRLLSPSVEVEIRMELKTHADEEAIAIFGHNLEALL